Part of the Solwaraspora sp. WMMA2065 genome is shown below.
CGTCCAGCGAGAACTCGACCGTCCGGTCGGCCTCGCTGCCGTCGAGGTCGTCGGTCAGCAGAGTAATGACTTTCTTGGCCACAGATGCTCACTCCTCGGGATACGGCCGTGTTCGGAATTGAGTCTGACGCATTGGCCATCGATTCCGCAACACTTCGGCCATTGTCAGTGGTCAGGCGGCCGGCGTTCGCTGGTCCGGATCTCGTTCCGGACACCATTTGGCGCTGGCCAGGGGGCGGTCGGTCGAGGAAAACCGGCATCCGGGTGCGGCGGTCAATGCTTGTCCCGGGCGGGGGTCACTGATCATCCGGTCTGCGGGCACTGGCCGGCCACAGCCACGTGGGATGGCCCACAATCCATTACCGAACCGGCGGCGGCTCTCTAGGATTGAGGAGCAGTGACGATCGCCTGGTTCAGGCGACGACCGCAGGAGCGGTGAGCGTCCGGTTCGGACGCTCGGTAGCTGCCGTTTGATGGACGTGGGTGCCGGCTGCGGTGATCACCGCAGCCGGCGCTCATGTGCATTCCCTGCCGTCGAAGTGCGCGGGCAGCGGTCGGCCCCGCCGAGTGAATTCAGCGGGGCCGTGACGGTCGACCGACTCGGGGTGGGTCAGCGGAGCCAGGCGTTGCGCCGTACCAGCGGCAGGTTCCGCCACCAGTTGGCCAGGCCGTACCGGAGGCCAGCGCCGGTCGTGGCCAGGCCGAGCAGCACCAGGGCGTAGACCAGGTGGTCGTCCAGGAACGGGTTGGTGGCGATCGGCAGCGACGCCAGCCACATAAGGGCCAGCAACAACGAGCCGGATGCTGCGGCGACCCACATTCCGACGCCCAGGATCAGCGCCACGCCGATGCCGAGCAGGCCGACCATGAACAACCAGTCGGCCCAGGCCTGACCGGCCATGCCGCTGAAGAACTCGCTGAACGGGCCCTCCACGTTGCTGAGGTACCCGGTGGTCGGGGATCCGCCGTTGATCCAGGCGCGCTCGCTGGGGGTCGCCTTGCCGAGGCCGGCGAGCTTGTCGAGGAAAGCCCAGAGAAAGACGAATCCGAGGGCCAGTCTGGTCACTGCCCAGACCACCTCGCCGAACCGGGCCTCGGCGGGCGTGGTGGCGAATCCTCTGTCGGTCGTGGCTGGTGCCGGGTGTGTGGTGCGTGCCATCTCGATCCCCTCCCTGTCGTTGATCGGTGTCGGTGTCCGGCGCTCTCTCCGACACATCGATTGTCAGGGGATTTCCCGGCAGGGCGGCAGGGCCGGAAGTCCCGCCGGCCGGTGCCGGAGGTCGGCCTGTCCGGCGGCTGTCCGGCGGGGCTATCCGACAGCGGCCGACCGGCGTGAGTGATCCCGGGCGTGTTCGAGTAGCTTCACCAGGACTTCCTTGCCGGACTGCCGGTGCCGGGCGTCGCAGAGCACCACCGGCACCTCCGGATCGAGGTTCAGCGCCAACTGGACCTCGCCGAGCGCGTACTGCCGGGCACCGTCGAAGCAGTTGACCGCGACGATGAACGGGGTGCCCCGCTGCTCGAAGTAGTCGATGGACGGGAAACAGTCGGCCAGCCGCCGGGTGTCAGCGAGAACCACCGCACCGAGCGCGCCCATCGCGAGTTCGTCCCAGACGAAGAGGAATCGCTCCTGGCCGGGGGTGCCGAACAGGTAGAGCACCAGATCTTCGCTGATGGTGATTCGGCCGAAGTCCATCGCCACCGTGGTGGTGGACTTCTCCTCCACGCCGGAGACGTCGTCCACCGCGACCCCGACCTCGGTGAGCAGTTCCTCGGTGCGCAGTGGCCGGGTTTCGCTGACTGAGCCGACCAGGGTCGTCTTGCCCACCCCGAAACCGCCGGCGATGAGCACCTTCACCGCGGTCGGTGCGATCGGCCTGGTGCCGGCCGGATCAGAGCGCTCGTAGTCCATTGATAACCGCCTCGAATACGCTGTCGTCAGTCGGGTTCGACGCCGAACGGGGTTCCTGTACCTCGACCAGTGCGTGTTCGAGCAGGTCGCCGAGGAGGACCCGGACGGTGCCGAGGGGCAGATCCAGGTAGGCCGCGACTTCGGCCACCGACAGCGGCTCGCGGCAGCGGTCCAGGATCGACAGGTGCTCCGGGCCGAGACCGGCTTCCGTGGGTGGGGTCCGTGGCCTGGCCAGCACCAACGAGATGAGGTCGAACCGGCCGCGGCGTGGCCGGGTGCGTCCGCCGGTCATGGCGTACGGACGGACCACCGGCCCGGCGTGGTCGTCGATCCACCGGTCCTCACCGGATTCGTCGGACTGGCTCATCGTCGCCGGGTCACTTCTCTGTGTGGTTCTCGGCCGGGCGGCTGCGGGAGGCCAGGTACTTGCCGGCCCTGGTCACCAGCATCGCCATCTCGTAGGCAATCAGCCCCACGTCGGTCTCCTCGCTGGCCAGTACGGCGAGGCAGGCACCGTGCCCGGCCGCCGTGACGAACAGGAACGAGGACTCCATCTCAATGATGGTCTGTCGTACCGGCCCACCGCGGAACCGTTTGCCGGCCCCGCGGGCGAGGCTCTGAATTCCGGCGGCCAGCGCCGCGAGGTGCTCGCCGTCGTCGCGTCCCAGGCCGGCCGAGGAGGCCATCAACAGGCCGTCCACGGAAAGCACGATCGCATGCTCGGCCTGCTTGACCCGACCGACCAGATCGTCGAGCAACCAGGTGAGGTCCGCGATCGAAGCGGTCTGCTGCATCAGTGGTTCTCCTGTTCGTGCCAGCCCTAGCGCTGAGGCTCACGCCGATGGTGGTTTCCGGTCGTCGCCGACCGGGGCGGTGGCCGGTGACTGTCGTTGCGGCGCTGCCGCGGAATCCTCGGGTGGCGGCGCGTCAGGCAGTTGCGCCGCGTCCGATCGACCCTGCCTCGTCCCGCTCTGGTATGCGCTCATCATCCGCAGTACCTGCTCGGCCGGGCGGGCCGGGGGATCGGCCGGTTCGCTCTCCGGGTGCCCGTCCAGCTGCGACCTGTCGGGCGGGTTCGCGCCCGGCCCACCGGCGGATCCGGCGGCTGCGGAGCGTACCCGGACGGGTAGCCCGGACGGGGTGTAGGTCGATGTGTGTGACCCGGCTGGCGGGGCGGCCCGGACCTGGTCAGGATCGGACTGCACCGACCCGGCCGGACCACCCGCCGCTGTCGGTGCGGTCGGCGCGTCGCCGCCCGGTTGCGGTACGGGCTCGGATCGGGCGGTGGCGGCCACCTGGGCGACCGCCCGTACCGTGGAACGCCGCTCGGCGGCCCGACCCGGGCCGGCTGCGGCCGCCAGGGGCAGCGTCTCGACGGCGTCGGTCGCAGCAGAAACAGCCGGGACAGCCGCTGGGAGCCGGTCGCTGGAGCACAGATCCGGGTCGGTGGCTTCGTCGCCCGGCACCACCAGCTCCCGTGGAATCAGCACGACAGCGGTCGATCCGCCGTACGGCGACTCCTTCAGATGCACCCGGATGCCGGTGCGCTCGGTCAGCCGGCTGACCACGTACAGGCCGAGCCGGACGGTGCTGGACAACCGGAATTCCGGATGCTCGGTGATCCGTTCGTTCGCGGCGGCCCGCTCGTCGTCGCTCATGCCCAGCCCGCGGTCCTCGATCTCCACCACGTAGCCGTTGGCGACGAACTGCCCCTTGACCTGGACGGTGGTGTGCGGCGGGGAGAACGACAACGCGTTCTCGATGAGTTCGGCGAGCAGATGGATCACGTCGGCGACGGCCCGGCCGGCCAACGAGACCTGCCCGATCGGAGCGACGGTCACCCGGGTGTAGTCCTCGACCTCGGCGATGGCACCCCGGACCACGTCCACCATCGGCACGTCGCGGCGCCAGGTCCGGCCGGGTGTCGAGCCGGATAGCACGATCAGATTCTCCGCGTTGCGCCGCATCCGGGTGGCCAGGTGGTCGACCCGGAAGAGCTCCTCGAGCTTGTCCGCGTCCTCCTCCCGGCGTTCCATCGAGTCGAGCAGGGTGAGCTGCCGGTGGACCAGCGCCTGGGTCCGGCGGGCCAGGCTGAGGAACACGTCGCGGACGCTGCGCCGCAGCTCGGCCTGTTCCACGGCGGTGCGCACCGCGGTTTCCTGCACCTGGTTGAAGGCGCGGCCCACCTGCCCGATCTCGTCGTTGCCGAACTCCAGCGGCGGTGCCTCGGCCGCCACGTCGACCTCCTCGCCCCGGCCGAGCCGGTCGACCACGCCCGGCAGCCGCTCCTCGGCCAGCCGGTGCGCCGCGTCCCGGAGCCGTTCGAGCTGGGCGACGATCGCCCGTGCGGTGGTGATCGACATGATGATCGACGCGACGACCGCGAGCATGCCGAGACCGGCCGCGAGCAGCAGCCGGAGCAGCACCAGCAGTGCCACCGGCACGGCCCGGTCGACGAGGTCGTCGCCGCCGGCCAGCACGATCGCGTGCAGATCGGACATGGTCGTGTCGGCCGCGGGCCGCCACTGCGCCTCGGTCAACGGTGCCGACGAGGAGGACGGCCCGCTCGCGATGATCCGCTGCTGAGCGTTGCGGAAACGTTCGTAGCTGGCGCTGTCGACCAGTTCCGCGTACCGGGCCCGGTCCGGTTCCGGCAGTTCCACCACAGTGGCGTCGACGAGGAATTCCTGTGCGCCGACCAACTGTACGAACCAGGTGTGCTCGGCTGTGGTGAACCGTTCGGCGACGATCACACCGGCGATCAGCGCATCCTGCTGGGCGACCAGTTCCTGGCTCCGGTTGAGATCGGTCAGGGTCGCCGTGTCGTCGGCGATGTCGCGTTCGTCGAGGTTGCCCAGTGCACCGAACAGTTGGAAGAACGCGGCGATCGTGTTGGTGTAGGCCCCGTGTGCGCTGCCCCGGTCGACTTCCCGTGCCTCGACGGCGTCGCGGGTGGCGCGTAGCTCGGTCAGCCACCGTACCGTGTCGGCGACTTGTTGTTCCAGTCCGGCGCCGGCCGCGAGGTCCGCCCACCAGTGCTGGGCGGATGCCTGAAATTCGTTCGCGAGCAGTTCGTTTGCCTCGCGGAGCTCGACCAGTTCGCTACGGCGTTCGTCGGTTGGCCCGGCCAGGTATTCCATCGCCAGCCGTCGCTCGGACTGCAGTCCGAGCAGCAACGGCTCGCTCGGCTGGTAGATCTGGCTGTCATAGGTCTGCACCCACAACAAATTCAGGCCGTCGCGCAGGGTCACCCACGCGGCGAATGCCCACAGCGCGCTGAGTGACAGCAGCAGCGCGACAATCTTGGTACGCAGGTGAAATCCGCGTGACACCATTACACCGTCCCCGGCCTGACCTGCGAATATCTCGTCATCTGCCTGCTACTCCTGGCCGTACATACGCGGACTGTGCCGCGCCTGTTCATGAGCGCATCGGCACGGCGCACGCTAGCAGCGTCGCGGTCCGTGGCTCAAGCGTGCCTGTTGACGCCGGTGACGCGTGCCCGGTGCGCGAGTTTGCCGGCGGCCACGATCTCCGCCGCGACCACTGTGACCGGTTGGTAGAGGTCTTTGTCGTGCCAGAGCGCCGGCCCCTGGTCGGCGGTGGACGGTACGAGATGGGCGGCGCCCCGGCGGGCGGCCCGCAGCATCCGGTCACTGGGTGGGTCGGTGGTGTCGAGCAGGATCCGTACCGCGTACGCGGTCTCCTCGGCGGTGCCGTGCCAACGCCCCCAGGAGCCGTCTGGCCGTTGGGTGCGCAGCACCCAGTCCACCGCCCGCAGCACGGCGGCAGCCGGCCGGGCTCCGGTGCCGGCGGCGGACAACGCCAACGCGCAGGCGGCGGTCGCGTAGTACGGCGAGGCGTGCCAGCGGTCCTGCCAGGAGCCGTCGGGTTGCTGCTGGTCGCAGAGCCAGGCGCTGATAGACCGGTGGAGTACGTCCAGGTCGGCGGCGCGACGTCCACCCCCGACCGCCTGAAGGCTGTCGAGGGCGTGTGCGTTGGTGGTCACCGAAGTTCCGTCCTCCCCCGGCCAGGTGGCGATGTGGTCGCCGGCCCAGAAGCCGAGCAGCACCGCCGGATCGGCCGGCTGTCCGAGCAGCGCGAGACAGTGCAGGACCACGGCGGTGGTGTCGGCGTCCGGCGGCAGGCCCGCACCGGTCGCTGCTCCGGCCGGGGTGAGCGCCGCACGCAGCGATCCCGGCAGTTCGGGCGGAACCAGCACGGCGACGTCGGCGCGCAGCAGGGTGGTCAGAACCCAGGCCCGTTCGAAGACGGCGACCGGCGTGGCACACGGCACCGGACCGTGGTGTTGGTGTACCACCGCTTCCAGATAGCGGCGCGCGGGCATCGGGTCGACCTCGGTGTGGACCGGATCGATGGTGGCGAGCCAGGCCGCGGTGGCGGCCGGCGAACCGCCGACCGTGCCGGCCTGTCCGCCTGTCCCGGACCCCGCGAGCGGGTGGGCCGGCACGGGGGCCACCGCTGGACGGCCCAGCGGCGCCACCTGGTTGGCGAAGGTCTCGTACGCGTGCAGCAGCTTCGTCGGCACCGGCCGGCCACCGGCGGACAGCCGGCGCACCGCGTCCAGCCGGTCGGAGTCGAGTTCACCTCGCAGCCGTAGTGGGGGGTCGCTCGCGGGCAGGCCGGGGCGGTGCCGTAACCGTTGGTTGATCCGGCCGACCAGCGCTGCCACGATCAGATCAGCGGCGGGGGTGTCGGGCAGTGTCCCGCCGGCCGCCGCTGCGAGGATCCGGTGCGCGGCGGTCAGCCCCCGCGTCGTCGCGTCGGTCAGTGGCGTCGCGTCGGTCAGTGGCGTGGCGCTGGACCGGACCGGCGGTACGGCCCTGACGCCGAGCAGCGCCTCGACGGCGCTCAACGTCGGGACCAGCGCGTAGCCGCCCGGACCGCCCCAGCTGCCGTCCGGCTGCTGGCTGGCCAGCAGATAGCGCACCCGGGCCCGGTGCCCGGTTAGCCAGGGGGCGAGACTGACCAGTCGGGCGGTCTCGTAGACGGAGACATCGGTGCGGCCCCAGGGCTGACCGGGCAGCCGGTCCACGATCTCCTGCGCGGCCCGGTCCCAGTTGTCCGTGACCGGTCCGACGTACCGTCGGGCACGGACCGGGACCGGGTCGGCCGTGGCGCGTCCGCCACCGGGCGCGGCCCGGCTTCCGGTGACCATCACAGCTCTCCCCAGAAGTCGGTGACCCGGTAGAAGCCGCTGGTGTACCCCAGCTGCCGGGACAGGTAGGCGGCCTGGTTGGGGCAGCGGATCTCCAACGGCCGCAGCAGGTCGCGGCACCGGTCCACCAGATGTCCGATCTGGTCCTCCACGACACCCCGGTCGGCGGTCAGCAGCAGCGCGTTGAGGTCACCCCAGGTGGTGTCCCGCTTGATCGAGGCGAGGTCGTTGACCAGCCGGAGCACCCGCTGCACCTCCCGGCTGACGGTGATCAGCTCGGTCAGGTGCGCCAGCGTCGGCCCGTCGCCCAGACGCAGCCAGTGCGTCACGTTGACGAAGGTCGACCCGAAGTTGTCTGCGTTGTCGAGGTAGTCGGCGAAGGTCGGGCCGGCTTGCGCCGGGGTGGCGCGGCGGGCCGCCTTCCACCGCCATTCCCGGTGCATGGCGGTGAGCGTCCGGTCCAGCTCGGCCCTCCAGCGGTCCCGTCGGTCGGCGAAGGCGGGTGCCTGGTCGAGTTCGGCGACGATGTCGGCGAGGAATCGGCCGAGTTCGTCGTCGGGCCCGGCTGCGGCGCCGTACGCCACGGCGCGGCACCGGTCGACGAGGGCGACGATCTCGTCGTCGGTCGTGGCCTGGTAGTCGATCAACCAGTCGGCGGCGAACACCCACAGCGCGGCCCGGTTGGCCAGCCGTAGCTGCTCCGGGGTGCACCAGGGCGCGGCGAACGCGGTGGCCAGCGAGATCGCGGCGCTGACCGCCGGGTCGAACGGGCGGGCCGGGAACAGACCGGGGTAGGCCCGGGTGTGTTCGGCCAGGTCACGCTGACCGTGGATCGCGATCGCGCAGATCCGGCCGTTCTCGGCCGCGCTCTGCAGGTTCGCTGCGGCCGATGAGGACACCGTGTGCATCAGACCGTCCGGGAGAGGGCGGCCGGTTCGATCCGGACCCGTACCGGTGCGTCGGTCCGTACCGACGCACCGGCCTGCGGCGTGGGCAGCCGGCCGTCCGTCACCCGCACCCGGAACCGGCTGAGGATCGTGGCGACGATCAGCGACGCCTCCAGGTAGAACAGGTGCTGGCCGAGGCACTGGTGTGGTCCGCCGCCGAACGGGAAGTGGGCGTACCGCTGCCGACGCCGGGCCGACGCCGGGGCCGACGGACCGGCGTCGGTGTCTTGCGTACCGTCGGGGTCGAACCGGTCGGGGTCGAACCGGTCCGGGTCCGGCCAGACCGTGGGCAGTCGGTGGGTCAGGTACGGGCTCACCATCAGCTGCGCGCCGGCCTTGATGCGGACGCCGTCGATGACGTCGTCGGCGAGCGCGGTACGCGGGATCAGCCAGGCGACCGGGTACAGCCGCAGCAGTTCGTCCAGCACCATGCGGGTGTAGCGCAGCCGCGGCAGGTGCTCGCGGCGGACCGGTCCGGCGCCGACCACCTCGTCGATCTCCCGCTGCAGCCGGTCGGCGACCGCCGGGTGCCGGTGCAGCAGCGGCCAGAGCCAGGTCAGTACGCCGTACGTGGTCTCGGTGCTGGTGGCGAACATGGCCACCGTGTCGTTGCGGATCTGCGCCTCGTCGAAGCCCCGGCCGTCGCGGTCGCGACCGCGGACCAGGGTCCCGACGACATCGTCTGTGTCGTCGCCGTCGGCCCGGGCCTGCCGAACCACCGGCAGCACGATGTCGTCGATGGTCCGGACGGCCTGACGGAACGCGCGGTCGCGGGGCAGTGGGACCGCGTTGGGCACGAACGGCAGGAGCAGCCTCGGCAGTACGGCGGTGGCGATGGTGTCCTGGGCCGCGGTGATCCGCAGCGCCTGGTCGGTGGTGAACCGGTCGGCGAACATCACCCGGACGATGGCGCGGCAGACCAGCCGGGCCAGTTCGTCGCCGATGTCGACGGTGTGTCCGTGGCGGGCCGCGTCGGCCAGTGGCCCGGTCGCGTCCGCGATCGCCGTGGCCAGGTCGTCGGTGAGGGCGTCCAGCCGGCGGGCGGTGAACAGCGGCTGCAGCGTACGGCGGCTGTCCGACCAGACCGGACCTTCGCTCAGGATGCCGTCGCCGAACAACCGCAGGATGGGCCGCCAGAGCAGGCCACGGCCGTCGCGCAGGTAGTTGGCCGCGTTGTCCCGCAGCACGTGCGCCACCTGGGCGGGATCACTGACCAGATAGAGCCGGGCCGGTCCGGCGGACAGCCGGACGATGCTGCCGTCGGCGTCGGCGGCGAGCCCGACGAGGGTCTGCAGCGGGTCGCGGACCAGCCCGGGCAGGACGCGTAGCGCCGCGACCGGACGCATCGGGGCGGGAGAGGCACCCGGTCGGGGTGTCGGACCCGTCATGCGATCACCTGCACACGATCTCCGTTCCGTCACCTGACCGCAGGGTCCACCGGGTCGACTGGTGACTGATTGGAAGCAAAGGACGACGTTCGGCTGATCATGCCATGGTGATCACAGGCAATCTAGATTCATAGATGTTAAGTTCTCCTTTGGTTCGCGCGCCTTTGCGCACAACCAGGCGTACGGTCGTCTGCGCCGGCAGTCGGCGTGGCCCGGTGTGGTATGAGTGCACGGTGACCCAGACCCAGCACGGTGCCGGTGCCGGTGCCGACGACCCGAAGCCGGACCCCCGACGGGTGTCCGGCTGGTCCACCCTGGTGGAGTTGATCGCGCTCTGCGGGCTCGTGGTGACCCAGCCGCTGCTCGACGTGATCGGTCGCAGCCCGGATTTCTTCTTTTTCCACGGTGCCGGACCGGCCGCCGTACTCGCTCTGGTCGCGGTGATCGTGCTGGTTCCACCGGTACTGTTGTGGGGTCTCGGCTGGTTGATCGGGCTGGCCGGGCCGGCGGTGCGGCGATGGACTCATCTGATCGTGCTCGGCGGTCTGACCGTGTTGCTCATGGTGCAGATTGCAAAGGCGTTGATCGATGTGCGTGGCCCGCTGCTGGTGTTGCTCGCCGCTGTCGCCGCCACGGTGCTGCTGGCCGGGTACGTCCGGTCGACGGTCGCCCGGCAGGTGCTGCGGGTCGCCGCGGTCGGTCCGCTGGCGTTCGTGTCGCTGTTCGTCTTCGCCTCGCCGTCGTCGGCGGTGCTGCTCGGCCGAGAGACATCCGGCGCGCCGGTGCGCAGCATCGGTCCGCATCCGCCGGTCGTCGTGATCATTCTCGACGAGTTCCCGCTGGTGTCACTGCTCGACGAGCGGGGTGAGATCGACGCTGGGCTGGTGCCGAACTTCGCCCAGCTGGCCGCCGGCTCGACCTGGTACCGCAACGCGACAACGGTGAGCGGCAAGACCGTCAACGCGGTGCCGGCGATGCTGACCGGACGGTACCCGACCGGGGAATTGACCCCGCACTACTCGCAGCACCCGGACAACCTGTTCACCCTGCTCGGACCGGCCTACCAGGTCGAGGCCTGGGAGAACGTCACCCAGCTGTGCCCGCCGCAGCACTGTCGGGGACGTCCCGGGCAGGACCGGGGCAGTCTGCCGGTGATGCTGCGGGAAACCGCGGCACTGTACGGCCAGTTGATCTCCCCGGACGATTCGCTGGACGACCCGGCGGCGAGTTTCCGCGAACCGACGGTGGCCGACGACATCCGGGCCAACGACAAGTCCCCGGACGCCGGCCCCGGGTTCCGGATGAGCAGGTTGAAGGAGAACCAGCCGGCCAGGTTCACCGAGTTCCTCGGTTCGCTGCGACCCCGGGACACCCCGACGCTGCACTTCCTGCACCTGCTGATGCCCCACTCGCCGTGGACCTATCTGCCGAGCGGGATGCGGTACGACGGTCCGGGCGGGCTGCCGTACGACGGACCCTGGTGGGCCCGGCTCACCCATCAGCGGCACCTGCAGCAGGTCGGCTACACGGATCTGCTGGTCGGTGAGGCGTTGCGCACGCTGCGGGCGAACGGACTCTACGACGACGCGCTGATCGTGGTGACCTCCGACCACGGCGGCAGCTTCAGCGAGGGGGTCGCCGGCCGGGAGATGGACGACCAGTTCGCCGCCGCCGCCGAGCTCGCCTGGGTGCCGCTGTTCGTCAAGGAGCCCGGCCAACAGGCCGGGCGAATCGATGATCGCAACTGGGAGCAGGTCGATCTGCTGCCGACCGTCGCCGACCACGCCGGGGTGCAGGTGCCGTGGCGTACCGATGGCATCTCCGCACTGCGCGGCGAGCGGGAGACCACCGACAAGCGGTTCGACCCGCGACCGGGCGAGCCGGTGACGATCGACGGCCCGGTCCACTTCGCCGCCGTACGGGCGGGTTCCAGCGCCCGGCCGGTGTTCCCGCCGCTGCCAGCGGCGGACCTGATCGGCGTGGCGGTCGACGATCTGACTGTGGTCGACACGGGCCCGCCAGCGACCGTGACGAATCTGTCCGAGTACCAGGACGTC
Proteins encoded:
- a CDS encoding DoxX family membrane protein; the encoded protein is MARTTHPAPATTDRGFATTPAEARFGEVVWAVTRLALGFVFLWAFLDKLAGLGKATPSERAWINGGSPTTGYLSNVEGPFSEFFSGMAGQAWADWLFMVGLLGIGVALILGVGMWVAAASGSLLLALMWLASLPIATNPFLDDHLVYALVLLGLATTGAGLRYGLANWWRNLPLVRRNAWLR
- a CDS encoding ATP/GTP-binding protein; this encodes MDYERSDPAGTRPIAPTAVKVLIAGGFGVGKTTLVGSVSETRPLRTEELLTEVGVAVDDVSGVEEKSTTTVAMDFGRITISEDLVLYLFGTPGQERFLFVWDELAMGALGAVVLADTRRLADCFPSIDYFEQRGTPFIVAVNCFDGARQYALGEVQLALNLDPEVPVVLCDARHRQSGKEVLVKLLEHARDHSRRSAAVG
- a CDS encoding DUF742 domain-containing protein, which encodes MSQSDESGEDRWIDDHAGPVVRPYAMTGGRTRPRRGRFDLISLVLARPRTPPTEAGLGPEHLSILDRCREPLSVAEVAAYLDLPLGTVRVLLGDLLEHALVEVQEPRSASNPTDDSVFEAVINGLRAL
- a CDS encoding roadblock/LC7 domain-containing protein; its protein translation is MQQTASIADLTWLLDDLVGRVKQAEHAIVLSVDGLLMASSAGLGRDDGEHLAALAAGIQSLARGAGKRFRGGPVRQTIIEMESSFLFVTAAGHGACLAVLASEETDVGLIAYEMAMLVTRAGKYLASRSRPAENHTEK
- a CDS encoding nitrate- and nitrite sensing domain-containing protein; translated protein: MVSRGFHLRTKIVALLLSLSALWAFAAWVTLRDGLNLLWVQTYDSQIYQPSEPLLLGLQSERRLAMEYLAGPTDERRSELVELREANELLANEFQASAQHWWADLAAGAGLEQQVADTVRWLTELRATRDAVEAREVDRGSAHGAYTNTIAAFFQLFGALGNLDERDIADDTATLTDLNRSQELVAQQDALIAGVIVAERFTTAEHTWFVQLVGAQEFLVDATVVELPEPDRARYAELVDSASYERFRNAQQRIIASGPSSSSAPLTEAQWRPAADTTMSDLHAIVLAGGDDLVDRAVPVALLVLLRLLLAAGLGMLAVVASIIMSITTARAIVAQLERLRDAAHRLAEERLPGVVDRLGRGEEVDVAAEAPPLEFGNDEIGQVGRAFNQVQETAVRTAVEQAELRRSVRDVFLSLARRTQALVHRQLTLLDSMERREEDADKLEELFRVDHLATRMRRNAENLIVLSGSTPGRTWRRDVPMVDVVRGAIAEVEDYTRVTVAPIGQVSLAGRAVADVIHLLAELIENALSFSPPHTTVQVKGQFVANGYVVEIEDRGLGMSDDERAAANERITEHPEFRLSSTVRLGLYVVSRLTERTGIRVHLKESPYGGSTAVVLIPRELVVPGDEATDPDLCSSDRLPAAVPAVSAATDAVETLPLAAAAGPGRAAERRSTVRAVAQVAATARSEPVPQPGGDAPTAPTAAGGPAGSVQSDPDQVRAAPPAGSHTSTYTPSGLPVRVRSAAAGSAGGPGANPPDRSQLDGHPESEPADPPARPAEQVLRMMSAYQSGTRQGRSDAAQLPDAPPPEDSAAAPQRQSPATAPVGDDRKPPSA
- a CDS encoding prenyltransferase/squalene oxidase repeat-containing protein, with the translated sequence MVTGSRAAPGGGRATADPVPVRARRYVGPVTDNWDRAAQEIVDRLPGQPWGRTDVSVYETARLVSLAPWLTGHRARVRYLLASQQPDGSWGGPGGYALVPTLSAVEALLGVRAVPPVRSSATPLTDATPLTDATTRGLTAAHRILAAAAGGTLPDTPAADLIVAALVGRINQRLRHRPGLPASDPPLRLRGELDSDRLDAVRRLSAGGRPVPTKLLHAYETFANQVAPLGRPAVAPVPAHPLAGSGTGGQAGTVGGSPAATAAWLATIDPVHTEVDPMPARRYLEAVVHQHHGPVPCATPVAVFERAWVLTTLLRADVAVLVPPELPGSLRAALTPAGAATGAGLPPDADTTAVVLHCLALLGQPADPAVLLGFWAGDHIATWPGEDGTSVTTNAHALDSLQAVGGGRRAADLDVLHRSISAWLCDQQQPDGSWQDRWHASPYYATAACALALSAAGTGARPAAAVLRAVDWVLRTQRPDGSWGRWHGTAEETAYAVRILLDTTDPPSDRMLRAARRGAAHLVPSTADQGPALWHDKDLYQPVTVVAAEIVAAGKLAHRARVTGVNRHA
- a CDS encoding terpene synthase family protein — protein: MSSSAAANLQSAAENGRICAIAIHGQRDLAEHTRAYPGLFPARPFDPAVSAAISLATAFAAPWCTPEQLRLANRAALWVFAADWLIDYQATTDDEIVALVDRCRAVAYGAAAGPDDELGRFLADIVAELDQAPAFADRRDRWRAELDRTLTAMHREWRWKAARRATPAQAGPTFADYLDNADNFGSTFVNVTHWLRLGDGPTLAHLTELITVSREVQRVLRLVNDLASIKRDTTWGDLNALLLTADRGVVEDQIGHLVDRCRDLLRPLEIRCPNQAAYLSRQLGYTSGFYRVTDFWGEL
- a CDS encoding cytochrome P450, which produces MTGPTPRPGASPAPMRPVAALRVLPGLVRDPLQTLVGLAADADGSIVRLSAGPARLYLVSDPAQVAHVLRDNAANYLRDGRGLLWRPILRLFGDGILSEGPVWSDSRRTLQPLFTARRLDALTDDLATAIADATGPLADAARHGHTVDIGDELARLVCRAIVRVMFADRFTTDQALRITAAQDTIATAVLPRLLLPFVPNAVPLPRDRAFRQAVRTIDDIVLPVVRQARADGDDTDDVVGTLVRGRDRDGRGFDEAQIRNDTVAMFATSTETTYGVLTWLWPLLHRHPAVADRLQREIDEVVGAGPVRREHLPRLRYTRMVLDELLRLYPVAWLIPRTALADDVIDGVRIKAGAQLMVSPYLTHRLPTVWPDPDRFDPDRFDPDGTQDTDAGPSAPASARRRQRYAHFPFGGGPHQCLGQHLFYLEASLIVATILSRFRVRVTDGRLPTPQAGASVRTDAPVRVRIEPAALSRTV
- a CDS encoding sulfatase-like hydrolase/transferase, whose amino-acid sequence is MTQTQHGAGAGADDPKPDPRRVSGWSTLVELIALCGLVVTQPLLDVIGRSPDFFFFHGAGPAAVLALVAVIVLVPPVLLWGLGWLIGLAGPAVRRWTHLIVLGGLTVLLMVQIAKALIDVRGPLLVLLAAVAATVLLAGYVRSTVARQVLRVAAVGPLAFVSLFVFASPSSAVLLGRETSGAPVRSIGPHPPVVVIILDEFPLVSLLDERGEIDAGLVPNFAQLAAGSTWYRNATTVSGKTVNAVPAMLTGRYPTGELTPHYSQHPDNLFTLLGPAYQVEAWENVTQLCPPQHCRGRPGQDRGSLPVMLRETAALYGQLISPDDSLDDPAASFREPTVADDIRANDKSPDAGPGFRMSRLKENQPARFTEFLGSLRPRDTPTLHFLHLLMPHSPWTYLPSGMRYDGPGGLPYDGPWWARLTHQRHLQQVGYTDLLVGEALRTLRANGLYDDALIVVTSDHGGSFSEGVAGREMDDQFAAAAELAWVPLFVKEPGQQAGRIDDRNWEQVDLLPTVADHAGVQVPWRTDGISALRGERETTDKRFDPRPGEPVTIDGPVHFAAVRAGSSARPVFPPLPAADLIGVAVDDLTVVDTGPPATVTNLSEYQDVRAERGKIPALVHGTLPESVPVGASVAVALNGQVGTVVQAARDGAGQLRFVGLIPDERLFVAGANRLELFLVVDAEHAGDGPTATAPTLRRLPTTG